Proteins co-encoded in one Sphingopyxis sp. BE259 genomic window:
- a CDS encoding YqaA family protein, protein MIQNMYNWTMEKSAHPHAEYWLALVSFVEASFFPIPPHPMLGLMCLANPQKAVRYALICTLASVAGGVFGYGIGFFLYESVGLWLLGVLGLTEAFPPAACYLREFGAEIILIKGATPIPFKLLTITAGFIHMNFWTFLWASMASRAFSFMLVGILFKLFGAPIKAFIDKYLVWVTGAFVVAVVAGFLVIGALSGDGEAKEADKCSGATLESIGLDRK, encoded by the coding sequence CTGATCCAGAATATGTATAACTGGACGATGGAAAAATCGGCGCATCCGCATGCCGAATATTGGCTGGCGCTCGTGTCGTTCGTCGAGGCAAGTTTTTTCCCGATTCCGCCGCACCCGATGCTGGGGCTGATGTGCCTCGCCAATCCGCAAAAGGCGGTGCGTTACGCGCTGATCTGCACCCTCGCGTCGGTCGCGGGGGGCGTGTTCGGCTATGGGATCGGCTTTTTCCTCTATGAAAGCGTCGGGCTGTGGCTGCTCGGGGTGCTCGGGCTGACCGAGGCCTTCCCGCCCGCCGCCTGCTACCTGCGCGAGTTCGGCGCCGAGATCATCCTGATCAAGGGCGCAACGCCGATCCCGTTCAAGCTGCTGACGATCACCGCCGGGTTCATCCACATGAATTTCTGGACCTTTTTGTGGGCCAGCATGGCAAGCCGCGCCTTTTCGTTCATGCTGGTCGGCATCCTGTTCAAATTGTTCGGGGCACCGATCAAGGCGTTCATCGACAAATATCTGGTGTGGGTCACCGGCGCCTTCGTCGTTGCTGTCGTCGCGGGATTCCTGGTCATCGGTGCGCTGTCGGGCGATGGCGAGGCGAAGGAAGCCGACAAATGCAGCGGCGCGACGCTGGAGAGCATCGGGCTCGACCGGAAATAG
- the purH gene encoding bifunctional phosphoribosylaminoimidazolecarboxamide formyltransferase/IMP cyclohydrolase produces the protein MTDLIPVRRALLSVSDKAGLTELAAALVKHGVELVSTGGTAKALREAGHMVLDVADLTGFPEMMDGRVKTLHPTVHGGILAVRDDAAHVAAMDEHRIGAIDLVVVNLYPFAATVAKGAARDEIIENIDIGGPAMVRSSAKNHAFVNIVTEPEDYAAVIAELDANGGATTLALRKRLAATAFAHTATYDGMIASWFAFADQGKLFPDTLPLTAKLATELRYGENPHQKAALYLPAGPSSRGIAQAEQVQGKELSYNNINDADAALELVAEFRAADPTCVIVKHANPCGVATAATIAEAYDAALKCDDVSAFGGIIAVNRPLDGATAELISGIFTEVVCAPDADADARAVFAKKKNLRLLLTGELPDPARGGLMMKTIAGGWLAQSRDNGRIARADLKVVTDRAPSDEELADALFAWTIAKHVKSNAIVYAKGGSTAGIGAGQMNRRDSARIAAVKAREAAESHGWASPRTVGSAVASDAFFPFADGLLAAVEAGATCVIQPGGSIRDDEVIAAANAAGLAMVFTGMRHFRH, from the coding sequence ATGACCGATCTGATTCCCGTCCGCCGCGCGCTCTTGTCCGTCAGCGACAAGGCGGGGCTGACCGAGCTTGCCGCTGCGCTCGTCAAACATGGCGTCGAACTGGTGTCGACGGGCGGCACGGCCAAGGCGCTGCGCGAGGCGGGACACATGGTCCTCGATGTCGCCGACCTGACCGGCTTTCCCGAGATGATGGACGGCCGCGTCAAGACGCTGCACCCGACGGTCCATGGCGGCATCCTGGCGGTGCGCGACGATGCGGCGCATGTCGCGGCGATGGACGAGCACCGGATTGGCGCGATCGACCTGGTGGTGGTCAATCTCTACCCGTTCGCCGCGACCGTCGCGAAAGGCGCGGCGCGCGACGAGATCATCGAGAATATCGACATCGGCGGACCCGCGATGGTGCGATCGTCGGCGAAAAACCACGCCTTTGTGAACATCGTCACCGAGCCTGAGGATTATGCTGCGGTGATCGCCGAGCTGGACGCGAACGGCGGCGCGACCACTCTCGCGCTACGCAAACGCTTGGCTGCAACCGCCTTCGCCCACACTGCAACCTATGACGGGATGATCGCCAGCTGGTTCGCCTTTGCCGATCAGGGCAAACTGTTTCCCGACACGCTGCCGCTGACCGCCAAGCTGGCGACCGAACTGCGCTATGGCGAGAATCCGCACCAAAAGGCCGCGTTGTATCTGCCCGCCGGGCCGTCGTCGCGCGGGATCGCGCAGGCCGAACAAGTGCAGGGCAAGGAACTTAGCTACAACAATATCAACGACGCCGATGCGGCGCTCGAACTGGTCGCCGAATTCCGCGCGGCCGATCCGACCTGCGTCATCGTCAAACACGCCAATCCGTGCGGCGTCGCCACCGCCGCGACGATCGCCGAGGCCTATGACGCGGCGCTGAAGTGCGATGATGTGTCGGCGTTCGGCGGCATCATTGCGGTCAACCGGCCCCTCGACGGCGCGACGGCTGAACTGATCAGCGGCATCTTTACCGAGGTCGTCTGCGCCCCCGATGCCGACGCCGATGCGCGCGCGGTGTTTGCGAAAAAGAAGAACCTCCGCCTGCTGCTGACCGGCGAATTGCCCGATCCGGCACGCGGCGGACTGATGATGAAGACGATCGCGGGCGGCTGGCTGGCGCAAAGCCGCGACAATGGCCGCATCGCCCGCGCCGACCTGAAGGTCGTGACCGATCGCGCCCCGTCCGACGAGGAACTGGCCGATGCGCTGTTCGCTTGGACCATCGCCAAGCATGTGAAATCGAACGCCATCGTCTATGCCAAGGGCGGATCGACCGCGGGCATCGGCGCGGGACAGATGAACCGCCGCGACAGCGCGCGCATCGCCGCGGTCAAGGCGCGCGAAGCTGCTGAGAGCCACGGCTGGGCCAGCCCACGCACCGTCGGCAGCGCGGTGGCGAGCGACGCCTTCTTCCCCTTCGCCGACGGCCTGCTGGCGGCGGTCGAGGCGGGCGCGACCTGCGTCATCCAGCCAGGCGGCTCGATCCGCGACGACGAAGTGATTGCGGCGGCGAACGCAGCGGGCCTCGCGATGGTGTTCACCGGGATGCGGCATTTCCGGCACTGA